A region from the Panicum hallii strain FIL2 chromosome 1, PHallii_v3.1, whole genome shotgun sequence genome encodes:
- the LOC112893815 gene encoding actin cytoskeleton-regulatory complex protein PAN1 — translation MASHLDFRYLDEGLGGERGKRKRREEEEEAEAAAADSMDLDADVPRPSKLRAMPSLSDPSKPASFGQPTYDGVIAGRVSGRRWKEPRTRRASAVVVSRKPTPLEQRVREKSLKRAYQARKAELKEEIRQNKVAKRKAREEREKRKQENVLRTGTKLQRVTNPKTIQKIAKSKKRKQLKVVPDEFLGGKKSEASRRMQVPGLEN, via the coding sequence ATGGCCTCCCACCTCGATTTCCGCTACCTGGATGAGGGCCTCGGTGGCGAGCGCGGCAAGCGCAAGcgccgcgaggaggaggaggaggccgaggcggcggccgcggactCCATGGACCTCGACGCCGACGTTCCCCGGCCGTCCAAGCTCCGTGCCATGCCTTCCCTGTCCGACCCCTCGAAGCCGGCCTCCTTCGGTCAGCCCACCTACGACGGCGTCATCGCCGGGCGCGTGTCGGGGCGCCGGTGGAAGGAGCCCCGCACCCGGCGCGCGTCGGCCGTGGTGGTGTCGCGGAAGCCGACTCCGCTGGAGCAGCGCGTCCGCGAGAAGTCGCTGAAGCGCGCGTACCAGGCCCGCAAGGCGGAGCTCAAGGAGGAGATCCGGCAGAACAAGGTGGCGAAGCGGAAGGCGCGCGAGGAGCGGGAGAAGCGCAAGCAGGAGAACGTGCTGCGCACGGGCACCAAGCTGCAGCGGGTCACCAACCCCAAGACCATCCAGAAGATCGCCAAGTCCAAGAAGCGCAAGCAGCTCAAGGTCGTCCCCGACGAGTTCCTCGGCGGCAAGAAGTCGGAGGCCAGCCGGCGCATGCAGGTGCCCGGACTCGAAAACTGA
- the LOC112875133 gene encoding isocitrate dehydrogenase [NAD] regulatory subunit 1, mitochondrial encodes MARRSTPLLRRLLAPSPSPTPSTPLAGAVSRRTVTYMPRPGDGAPRGVTLIPGDGIGPLVTGAVRQVMEAMHAPVYFETYEVRGDMPTVPPEVIESIRRNKVCLKGGLATPVGGGVSSLNVQLRKELDLYAALVNCFNLPGLPTRHDNVDIVVIRENTEGEYSGLEHEVVPGVVESLKVITKFCSERIAKYAFEYAYLNNRKKVTAVHKANIMKLADGLFLESCREVAKKYPGIQYNEIIVDNCCMQLVAKPEQFDVMVTPNLYGNLVANVAAGIAGGTGVMPGGNVGQDHAVFEQGASAGNVGNEKIVEKKRANPVALLLSSAMMLRHLQFPSFADRLETAVKRVIAEGKYRTKDLGGTSTTQEVTDAVIAKLD; translated from the exons ATGGCGCGGCGATCGACCCCTCTCCTACGCCGCCTCCTCGCCCCATCCCCTTCCCCCACCCCGTCCACtcccctcgccggcgccgtgTCCCGCCGCACCGTCACCTACATGCCCCGCCCGGGGGACGGCGCCCCGCGCGGCGTCACGCTCATCCCGGGTGACGGCATCGGGCCCCTCGTCACGGGCGCCGTGCGGCAGGTGATGGAGGCGATGCACGCGCCCGTCTACTTCGAGACCTACGAGGTCCGCGGCGACATGCCCACGGTGCCCCCCGAGGTCATCGAATCCATCCGCCGCAACAAGGTCTGCCTCAAGGGCGGCCTCGCCACCCCCGTCGGCGGAGGTGTCTCCTCCCTCAACGTGCAGCTCCGCAAGGAGCTCGACCTCTACGCCGCGCTCGTCAACTGCTTCAACCTCCCAGGACTGCCCACCAGGCACGACAACGTCGACATCGTCGTCATCAGGGAGAACACCGAGGGCGAGTACTCGGGGCTCGAGCATGAGGTCGTGCCCGGCGTTGTCGAGAGTCTCAAG GTGATAACGAAGTTTTGCTCAGAAAGAATTGCCAAGTATGCTTTTGAGTATGCATACCTTAACAATCGAAAGAAAGTGACAGCAGTGCATAAAGCAAACATTATGAAGCTTGCTGATGGTTTGTTCTTGGAGTCTTGCCGTGAGGTTGCAAAGAAGTACCCTGGGATTCAATATAATGAAATCATTGTGGACAACTGTTGTATGCAGCTTGTTGCGAAGCCTGAACAATTTGATGTTATG GTCACCCCAAATCTTTACGGCAATCTGGTGGCTAATGTAGCTGCAGGTATTGCTGGAGGCACTGGTGTCATGCCTGGAG GTAATGTGGGTCAGGACCATGCTGTCTTCGAGCAAGGTGCTTCTGCAGGAAACGTCGGAAATGAGAAGATTGTGGAGAAGAAGAGAGCTAACCCTGTTGCACTGCTGCTCTCATCCGCTATGATGTTGAGGCATTTGCAGTTCCCATCGTTTGCTGACCGGCTGGAGACGGCAGTGAAGCGTGTCATTGCAGAAGGCAAGTACAGAACCAAAGATTTGGGTGGCACCAGCACAACCCAGGAAGTCACAGATGCGGTCATTGCCAAACTGGATTAA
- the LOC112890448 gene encoding elongation factor Tu, chloroplastic — translation MASLASASTSLLFPQASSSRSRARLSTSLGFSAQPARLRGRAAAAAAGGQRRGRLLVVRAARGKFERTKPHVNIGTIGHVDHGKTTLTAALTMVLASVGGSTPKKYDEIDAAPEERARGITINTATVEYETETRHYAHVDCPGHADYVKNMITGAAQMDGAILVVSGADGPMPQTKEHILLAKQVGVPKIVVFLNKKDMVDDEELLELVELEVRELLSNYEYDGDDVPIVSGSALKALEALMGNPGLKRGDDEWVDGIFSLVDSVDSYIPVPQRQTDLPFLLAVEDVFSITGRGTVATGRIERGTVKIGDTVDIVGIRETRNCTVTGVEMFQKTMDDAMAGDNVGLLLRGMQKDDIERGMVLAKPGSITPHTKFEAVVYVLKKEEGGRHSPFFPGYRPQFYMRTTDVTGNVTTIMNDKDEEAKMCMPGDRIKMIVQLIQPVACEQGMRFAIREGGKTVGAGVINKIIE, via the coding sequence atgGCCTCCCTCGCCTCGGCCTCCACCTCCCTCCTCTTCCCGCAGGCCTCCTCCTCCAGGAGCCGCGCCCGGCTGTCCACCTCCCTGGGCTTCTCCGCGCAGCCGGCGCGGCtccggggccgggcggcggcggcggcggcgggcgggcagaGGCGCGGGCGCCTGCTGGTGGTGCgcgcggcgaggggcaagttcGAGCGCACCAAGCCGCACGTCAACATCGGCACCATCGGCCACGTCGACCACGGCAAGACCACCCTCACCGCCGCGCTCACCATGGTGCTCGCCTCCGTCGGCGGCAGCACGCCCAAGAAGTACGACGAGATCGACGCCGCCCCCGAGGAGCGCGCCCGTGGAATCACCATCAACACCGCCACCGTCGAATACGAGACCGAGACCCGCCACTACGCCCACGTCGACTGCCCGGGCCACGCCGACTACGTCAAGAACATGATCACCGGCGCAGCCCAGATGGACGGCGCCATCCTCGTCGTCTCCGGCGCCGACGGGCCCATGCCCCAGACCAAGGAGCACATTCTCCTCGCCAAGCAGGTCGGTGTCCCCAAGATTGTTGTCTTCCTCAACAAGAAGGACATGGTCGACGACGAGGAGCTGCTCGAGCTCGTCGAGCTCGAGGTCCGTGAGCTGCTCAGCAACTACGAGTACGACGGCGACGACGTACCAATCGTCTCCGGCTCCGCCCTCAAGGCGCTCGAGGCCCTCATGGGCAACCCGGGCCTCAAGCGCGGCGACGACGAGTGGGTGGACGGTATCTTCTCCTTGGTTGATTCCGTCGATTCCTACATCCCAGTCCCCCAGAGGCAGACCGACCTCCCCTTCTTGCTCGCTGTTGAGGATGTGTTCTCCATCACTGGCCGTGGTACAGTCGCCACTGGCCGTATCGAGCGTGGCACCGTCAAGATTGGTGACACAGTTGATATTGTCGGAATCCGGGAGACCCGGAACTGCACGGTGACTGGTGTTGAGATGTTCCAGAAGACCATGGATGATGCCATGGCTGGGGACAATGTTGGGCTTCTGCTCCGTGGTATGCAGAAGGATGACATTGAGAGAGGCATGGTGCTGGCTAAGCCCGGTTCTATCACACCTCACACCAAGTTCGAGGCTGTTGTGTATGTGCTTAAGAAGGAGGAGGGTGGCCGGCACTCTCCTTTCTTCCCTGGTTACCGCCCGCAGTTCTACATGCGGACAACTGACGTGACAGGGAATGTGACAACAATTATGAATGACAAGGATGAGGAGGCAAAGATGTGCATGCCTGGTGACCGTATCAAGATGATTGTGCAGCTCATCCAGCCCGTTGCTTGTGAGCAGGGAATGAGGTTTGCTATCCGTGAGGGTGGTAAGACCGTTGGTGCCGGTGTCATCAACAAAATCATTGAGTAA